The Candidatus Poribacteria bacterium DNA window TGCCGAAAATTCTGAAGGCACACGGATTTTCGACGGCATGCCTCGGTAAAAAACACGTTGAACCTGAAAGTGTTTATCCTTTCGATTTTGAACCGAAAGTTGATCCCCGTAGTCCTGTAGACATGGCGGCGAAGGTTACAGAATTTCTCAACGAGGCTGCGGATACGCCCTTCTATCTTCACATCGGTAGCAGTTATCCCCATAGGGCAGGTAAAGGCTTCGGAAATGACCGAACGCATTCCGGCATTGAACCCTCTCCTTACACGCCTGACGAAATCATTGTCCCGAATTTCCTGCCGGACGTGCCCGCTGTCCGTGAAGACCTCGCTGATTATTACGAGAGTGTTTCGCGGTGGGATGCTGTCGTGGGTGCGGTTCTGGAGGCACTTGACGCTTCGGGACGCGCGGACGAAACCCTCGTCTTTGTTACGACGGATCACGCGATGCCGTTTCCGGGTGCGAAGGCATCCAGTTTTGATAGCGGACATCACTGTCCACTCCTCATCGCCAGTCCGACCCAACAGAAACGCGGTTTCCACAATCAGGCACTCATCAACTGGGTAGATTTCTGTCCAACAATGTTAGAGTGGTGCGGGGTTGCACATCCTGACGGGGCAGATGCGCTTCCCGGTAAATCGTTGCTGACTGTCCTTGAGGACGATAGTCCCCACCCGGGTAATGGCGATTGGGAGGAAACCTATTTTTCTCACTGTTTCCATGAAGTGACGAATTACTATCCGTATCGCGTGCTGCGGGGTAGAAGATATAAATACGTCCGAAATCTGGCATATCAGTTGGAGACACCTCTCCCAAGCGACCTATTCCGGTCAATCTCATGGACAGCGGTTCGGAACGACAACGTCCAGCAACTCGGTGAACGGCAACGGACGGAATTTCTACAGCAGCACCGTGAGGCTTTATTTGATATGCAGAACGATCCAGCGGAGTCTCGAAATCTCATTGACGTCTCGGCGTTACAAGACATCGCTAATGAGATGCGGCAAAAGGTTATCGAATTCCGTCAGAAAACCGAGGACCCGTGGCTTGAGCAATCCTTCCAAGAAGGCGAGACAGGTCCGTTTTTCACTTAATAGCCATCAGCCAAGGAAATGGAGGACGGATAGGAGGAATGGAACCCGTTAATTTCAAAACTCACTTCATTACTCCGCAAGGTAAAATTAAAAATTGAAAAATTACGATTTAGAAGCGATGAATGCTCGCATCCAGGCGGATAGTGGGCTTATACAGCAGATTCTCACGGAGACGGGGAAAGTCATTGTCGGGCAAAGTGCCCTGTTAGAGGGGTTAGTGATAGGGTTGCTCTGCAACGGGCATATTCTCCTTGAAGGGGTCCCTGGACTCGCGAAGACGACTGCTGTGAGTGCCTTGGCACAGACGATAGACGCTTCTTTCAATCGCCTTCAGTTTACACCCGATCTGCTTCCTGCTGACCTCGTCGGCACGCTTATCTACGATCAACAAAAGAGCGATTTTTACACGAAAAAGGGACCCATTTTTGCCAACATTATCCTCGCAGATGAGATAAATCGAGCACCTGCTAAAGTGCAAAGTGCCTTACTTGAAGCGATGCAGGAGCGGCAGGTAACAATCGGTGGGACGACTTATCCGCTTGACGATCCGTTTCTTGTTCTGGCGACGCAAAATCCGATTGAGCATGAAGGCACCTATCCGCTCCCTGAAGCACAGGTAGATAGATTTATGCTCAAGATTAAGGTTAGCTACCCCTCGCATTCAGAGGAATTGCAAATTCTCCGACGGATGACGACTGAAGAGATCTCAACGATTCAACCCGTGATTTCCCCTGAAGATATTATCCGATTCCGAGAGGTCGTCCGGAACATCTATATGGCAGCGCAGTTGGAGAATTATATTGTCGATTTGGTGTGTGCGACGCGGGCACCGGAAGCGTATCAGTTAGATGAACTCAGCACGCTCATTGAATACGGGGCTTCACCGCGTGCGACCATTTTTTTGGCGTTTGCTGCGAGGGCACGGGCGTTCCTCTCTCAACGCGGTTATGTTACGCCGGAAGACATCCACACAATCGGCATGGATGTCCTGAGACACAGGGTGATCATCAGTTACGAAGCAGAGGCGGACGGACGTGATGTTGAGAGTATTATTTCGCAGGTATTCGCGAAGATTGAAGTGCCTTGAACATCTATTCCTGTGTCTGTCCAGCGACAGCCGATGCCCTTGCCCCTACGCCGAGGACGGCTAAGAATCCTTCCGAATCTGCGTGGTCAAAGTCGCCAATCGCTTCCATAGAGGCGGTCTCTTCGGAGTAGAGCGAGTGGGGCACACCGCCTGCTGCATAGAAAGCGACGTTCCCTTTGTAGAGTGCGACTGTGAGGGTTCCACTCGCTAAGTTCGTGAGCGGCTCAATAGAAGATAGGAGTGCTTGCGTGGCAGCATCGAACCAGTAGCCTTCATAAA harbors:
- a CDS encoding sulfatase — encoded protein: MNNSHKSVMFVIADDWSRIAKCYGNEVIRTPHIDAFAERGVVFDYAFCTSPSCAVSRACILTGQHSHTHGQYGHCHGIHGFRTHAYMQSVPKILKAHGFSTACLGKKHVEPESVYPFDFEPKVDPRSPVDMAAKVTEFLNEAADTPFYLHIGSSYPHRAGKGFGNDRTHSGIEPSPYTPDEIIVPNFLPDVPAVREDLADYYESVSRWDAVVGAVLEALDASGRADETLVFVTTDHAMPFPGAKASSFDSGHHCPLLIASPTQQKRGFHNQALINWVDFCPTMLEWCGVAHPDGADALPGKSLLTVLEDDSPHPGNGDWEETYFSHCFHEVTNYYPYRVLRGRRYKYVRNLAYQLETPLPSDLFRSISWTAVRNDNVQQLGERQRTEFLQQHREALFDMQNDPAESRNLIDVSALQDIANEMRQKVIEFRQKTEDPWLEQSFQEGETGPFFT
- a CDS encoding AAA domain-containing protein, with the translated sequence MNARIQADSGLIQQILTETGKVIVGQSALLEGLVIGLLCNGHILLEGVPGLAKTTAVSALAQTIDASFNRLQFTPDLLPADLVGTLIYDQQKSDFYTKKGPIFANIILADEINRAPAKVQSALLEAMQERQVTIGGTTYPLDDPFLVLATQNPIEHEGTYPLPEAQVDRFMLKIKVSYPSHSEELQILRRMTTEEISTIQPVISPEDIIRFREVVRNIYMAAQLENYIVDLVCATRAPEAYQLDELSTLIEYGASPRATIFLAFAARARAFLSQRGYVTPEDIHTIGMDVLRHRVIISYEAEADGRDVESIISQVFAKIEVP